One window of the Desulfocurvibacter africanus subsp. africanus DSM 2603 genome contains the following:
- a CDS encoding VOC family protein has translation MEPRISLITLGVSDLARSRAFYEQLGWQASAASNEHVTFFQAGGMALALYSRKALAEDAKLPDGECAFGGITLAYNVRDKAEVAAVLTEAETAGGHILKPAQDVFWGGHSGYFADPDGHPWEVAWNPFFTLDERGNLILP, from the coding sequence ATGGAGCCGCGCATCAGCTTAATCACTCTCGGCGTATCCGATCTGGCCCGCAGTCGAGCCTTCTACGAACAGCTCGGCTGGCAAGCGTCCGCGGCCAGCAACGAACACGTCACCTTCTTCCAGGCTGGCGGCATGGCTCTGGCGCTCTACAGCCGCAAGGCCCTGGCCGAGGATGCGAAGCTGCCCGATGGCGAGTGCGCCTTCGGCGGCATCACCCTGGCCTACAACGTACGCGACAAGGCCGAAGTCGCGGCAGTATTGACGGAGGCCGAAACTGCCGGCGGACACATCCTCAAGCCTGCGCAGGACGTGTTCTGGGGCGGCCATTCGGGCTACTTCGCCGATCCCGACGGGCACCCCTGGGAAGTGGCCTGGAACCCGTTCTTCACCTTGGACGAGCGCGGCAATCTCATTCTGCCCTGA
- a CDS encoding 4Fe-4S ferredoxin, with protein MHWIEAFIIERLADPAFNRISPDLSDEGEPAFAEPLVGFARGDDPLWDFLKQDIGPFLWTPAEAYALAFPHDPAEPSDLTVISWILPQTAATRADHRKSSGMPSLRWSKVRLHGERINERLRAEVVRELISRHHPACAPSLLPEWSRMESPKYGFASRWSERHAAHVAGLGTFGLSDGLITPRGKAVRVGSVVARIDIPATIRPYTRHNEWCLHAATGKCGVCIRRCPAGAISEAGHDKVACHAYIRGTTELFVEREQLGERVSSCGLCQASVPCEAGIPKAALRRRPT; from the coding sequence ATGCATTGGATAGAAGCTTTCATTATCGAGCGGCTGGCCGATCCGGCCTTCAACCGCATCTCGCCGGACCTTTCCGATGAGGGCGAACCGGCCTTTGCCGAGCCCCTGGTGGGTTTTGCCCGCGGCGACGATCCCCTATGGGATTTTCTCAAGCAGGACATCGGCCCGTTTTTGTGGACGCCGGCCGAGGCTTATGCCCTGGCCTTTCCCCATGATCCGGCCGAACCAAGCGACCTGACGGTCATATCCTGGATTCTGCCCCAGACGGCGGCTACCCGCGCGGACCACCGCAAGTCCAGCGGCATGCCAAGCCTGCGCTGGAGCAAGGTGCGCCTGCATGGCGAACGGATCAACGAGCGCTTGCGCGCCGAGGTCGTTCGGGAACTGATCAGCAGGCATCATCCGGCCTGCGCACCGTCGCTTCTGCCCGAGTGGTCGCGCATGGAGTCTCCGAAATACGGCTTCGCCTCGCGCTGGTCCGAACGGCACGCGGCTCACGTGGCCGGCCTTGGCACCTTCGGCCTGTCGGATGGCCTCATAACGCCCCGGGGCAAGGCCGTGCGCGTGGGCAGCGTGGTCGCGCGCATCGACATCCCGGCCACAATCAGGCCTTACACGCGGCACAACGAGTGGTGCCTGCATGCGGCCACGGGCAAGTGCGGGGTGTGCATACGGCGTTGTCCTGCCGGAGCCATCAGCGAAGCCGGGCATGATAAGGTCGCTTGCCACGCATACATCCGAGGGACCACTGAACTCTTTGTCGAACGCGAACAGCTCGGCGAGCGTGTGAGCAGCTGCGGCCTGTGTCAGGCCAGCGTGCCCTGCGAGGCGGGTATCCCCAAAGCCGCATTGCGTCGGAGGCCGACATAA